The sequence TCAAATGGTAACTCAAAGTTTGATAGCTTTAATATGGGTTTTGAGGAAATAGCTTCCTTCAGCGTCTGAAATGCTGCATCGCACTTGTCAGACCATACCCACTTGACATCTTTCTTTAGAAAATCTATTAAAGACGTAGCTTTCTTAGAGTAACCTGCAATGAACTTGCGGTAATAGTTTGCCAGCCCCAAGAATGATCTCAACTCTTTGACCTCACTAGGCGCCTGCCATTTGACAATCGCTTGCACCTTTTTCGGATCCATCCTAACTTGGTTTTGACTAACCAGATGCCTAAGGAACTTCACTTCCTTTTTAGTAAACTTTCACTTTTCCATCTTGACATAAAGTTTGTACTCGCTCAATCGGGACAATACTAACTTTAAAGGTTCCAAATATTCATCAAAGGAGCAACTATAAATGACTATGTCGTCTAGATATACTACAACAAAATCGTCCAGGTAATCAAACAACACATTATTCATCAAGTTGTAGAAAGTTGCCggggcatttgtcaacccaaatggaataaccagaaactcataagAGCCATATCTCGTCACaaatatggttttggatttatCACCCTCTGCTATTCGAACCTGCCAATACCCTGATCGTAGATCAAGTTTAGTGAACTAGCATGCCCTGGTCAGCCTATCCATGAGATCTTGCACCAATggaataggatacttgttcttcacaGTCACTTTATTCAATGCCCGGTAGTCCACACACATCCTCATTtaaccatttttcttattttggaatAAAACATGAGCACCATAAGGAACCTTAGATGGTTGAATCAATCCCGCATCCAACAATTTATTTAACTATTCTGCAATTCAACAAACTCTTTAGGGGCCATTCGATAAGGAGCCTGTGTTGGAACTACTAAACCTGGCAGCAACTCTATTTTGTGATCAATGTCCCTCCTTGGCGGCATCTCTTTTGGCAATTAGGGGGTATCATATCAGCATATTGACTTAGTAAATCAGTAACACAATATGGTACCTCCACTATTACATCAGGTTTCACTTCAATCATGGTAGCAAGAAAAGTTTCAGCACCTTTCTTCAATCCTTTCTCAACCGAAATAGCAGAAATGATAGGGcccttatttttactttctttGGTTCTCCATAAGGATTATAAGCCTTTATGAAAGTTGGATTGGATTCGTGTTCGATCATCACTCCATCTAAGTGGGGAAAAGGAACGAAGCAAAACATTCTAAGGAAATCTATCCCTAGAATTGCTTCAAAATCACCCAATGGCATAACCTTCAAATTATGTTTCCCCGTCCAACTTCCAATCACTCTTTGCACATCATAAGATATGCCTATAATGGCTTGTTCCTTGGAACTAACCGTCTGGACAAAGGATGGACTCTTCTTCAACTTCAGTCAATATTTTGCAGCAACTTTGGCATCCACAAAAGTATGAGTGGCTCCAGTATCTACATTGCTATCACACTATTGCCATCAATTTTCATCTCTATGTGCATTAAGGCAGCATGGGGGTTGGATAACTTTGAGGATTCACCCACAACATTCAGCAAACTGAAATAATTAAGTGACAAACCTGAAGGATTTGATAACGCAGCAACAACTTCGTCATCCCTACCTTGATTCACAtttccatcaatcataacattcaCTCTTTCACGATTGGGACAACTCTTGGCCAAATACGGTCCACCATAAGTCCAACAGCCCTTCGTATTGCCATCTTTCCCTTTGTTCTTGTTATTTCTGGCATTCATTGAGGCTTTACCCTTTTCACCTTTATCATTACGTCAATCTTTATTCCTTTTCCCTTTCTTCTCAGCCTTTATCTTTGACTTTGAAGAAGTAGGAGTGTCAGAACTAGAATAGGTTAAGAGAAAATCCACCAATGAGTTAGCGGCAACAATTGCACTAGGCAAGTCTTTCTTATTATGCCTCCTTAATTGGTTTTGGGCCCATACCTGTATCCATGGGATGAACTTATGTAACTTGTCTTCATCAGACATGTTTTTGATGTCCAACATTAAAGAAGTAAATTCCTTGAAATATTCACAAATCATTCCATGTTACCTTAACCTTTTCAACTTATCTCAAGCAATCCATGAGGTATTGCTAGAAAGAAATTGGTCCCTTATTTCCTTATTTAACTTTTACAAAGTATTAATTTTAGGACATCTAGCACTTTCATCTTCCTCATTCTGAGTCCTCCACCAGAATTTTGCATCACCCGTTAAGTACATCATGGTGATGTTCAATTTGTCCATCGCAGCAACTTGGGAAGTAGAGAAATACTGCTTCATGTTCCAAAGGAAATTTTCCAATTCCTTGGCACTTCTAGCACCACCAAAAGGTTTGGGCTCAGGAAATTTAACCTTGGAACTATTTTCATGGGGCTGCCTAGACGCAGCCATAGCATGTCATAGAACCATCACTTCTGTCTACAAATCTGCTATCACCTTGCATTAGTCCTACACCAGCGACATCAAGGAATCGTGTGAACTCAGATATTCTACAGAATGTTCATCATACTAGTTACGTAACTGAACCAGTTCATCCTTTAAGGCATTGATCTGAGTTATCAAATCCACTACGCCTTCAATTTTTTTGAGTTCATACGTAATACCAATGAAGTTTTGAACTCGTGTAACATCTTTATTTAATTTAGTAGTAGTTACAATTTTCATACCgcaatgctctgataccaattaagACAGGGGCATTTTTTTTCACAACACCACTGCTTGGAAGTCGCACCACACTGCACCGTTTCAGCCACTACACATACTGCACAGTCTAAGTGTAATAGACTATCTTTGCAGAAACGTAAAGCACACAATAATATACAGGAACCGCATCCCCAACCTTTATACTTCACTCAGAATTACAAAGGAAATGTTACACAAATTGTACAAAGGCATACAACTCTCTCACTCATTGCCTTTTATGATTTCCAGTAACACTTAAATAGACTACACATGGGATATTACAACAATTACAACCTACGGCACCTGGCAGCATGTCATTGGACATG comes from Capsicum annuum cultivar UCD-10X-F1 chromosome 2, UCD10Xv1.1, whole genome shotgun sequence and encodes:
- the LOC124896156 gene encoding uncharacterized mitochondrial protein AtMg00860-like; this encodes MDPKKVQAIVKWQAPSEVKELRSFLGLANYYRKFIAGYSKKATSLIDFLKKDVKWVWSDKCDAAFQTLKEAISSKPILKLSNFELPFEVHIDALDKAMGAWLFYMNVVKHFSLLSDIVSDKDAWFTERISHLRHYMTARQWNWEDLLDTAQFCYNLHRSAATEKSLFELVLGM